The proteins below come from a single Oxobacter pfennigii genomic window:
- a CDS encoding vWA domain-containing protein, with product MGRKVNMLMAALSLTGGIIGFIVGEVMISKLLYSIPHSLLMGLYFGQMSFFVGLMCLIAEIISPILNGPAWRRMYTLSSWKFLVPCTLVMLFIAGMVLQFVYGLNFRGSRKINDVVILMDTSQSMEGTDPQNLRFKAVKNLIDSMNTDNRVSVFVFNDEVVNVQPMAAITDGLKRDIPGKLQEYDVPYGMTNIKGALTYASEHIKQNEMPGRSAMVILISDGGDTYSLADFYQETIAPYKSGYIPVFTVGMEGSDQDMLVRISEDTGGKYYSVENVEGLDTAFTKIYRERDLRLLVGERNGRTSSSMVYGIMRVVFLIIIGVAVGFAVGLIFDNRYLAKGLSIGGAVSGLMAGLILEIGYKTAPWLQYIIRIPAVIILSCVFTFFTFLVKQEGSGNFYRKSSSKQPPGSTNLPGSGAGHGKKSF from the coding sequence TTGGGCAGAAAAGTGAACATGCTCATGGCAGCATTAAGTTTAACCGGCGGTATAATAGGCTTTATTGTGGGGGAAGTGATGATTTCAAAGCTCCTTTATTCAATTCCCCACAGCCTCCTTATGGGGCTTTATTTCGGACAGATGTCTTTTTTTGTGGGGCTTATGTGCCTAATTGCAGAGATAATCTCCCCCATATTAAATGGGCCTGCCTGGAGGAGAATGTATACCTTAAGCTCATGGAAGTTTTTAGTGCCCTGCACCCTTGTAATGCTTTTTATAGCAGGCATGGTGCTCCAATTTGTATATGGGCTGAACTTCAGAGGCTCAAGAAAAATCAACGATGTGGTAATCCTTATGGATACATCACAGAGCATGGAGGGTACGGATCCTCAAAACTTAAGGTTTAAGGCTGTTAAAAACCTTATAGACAGCATGAATACAGACAACAGGGTATCGGTATTTGTATTTAATGACGAGGTTGTAAATGTGCAGCCCATGGCTGCCATAACCGACGGCTTAAAGAGGGATATCCCGGGTAAACTCCAGGAATATGACGTACCTTATGGCATGACAAATATAAAAGGCGCTTTAACTTATGCTTCAGAGCATATAAAACAAAATGAAATGCCCGGAAGATCGGCCATGGTCATATTAATTTCCGACGGAGGAGATACTTACTCCCTGGCAGATTTCTACCAAGAGACCATAGCTCCATATAAATCCGGCTATATTCCTGTTTTTACCGTAGGAATGGAAGGCAGCGACCAGGACATGCTTGTCAGAATATCGGAAGATACAGGGGGGAAATATTATAGCGTAGAAAACGTGGAAGGCCTGGATACCGCATTTACAAAAATATACCGCGAAAGGGATCTAAGGCTGCTGGTAGGCGAAAGAAACGGCAGGACCTCATCCAGTATGGTATATGGTATTATGAGAGTGGTATTTTTAATTATCATAGGTGTGGCAGTAGGTTTTGCCGTAGGCCTTATATTTGATAACCGGTACCTTGCAAAAGGGCTTTCCATAGGAGGAGCTGTTTCAGGCCTTATGGCAGGTTTGATACTGGAAATAGGATATAAAACGGCTCCCTGGCTGCAATACATAATAAGGATCCCTGCCGTTATAATTCTGTCCTGTGTCTTTACATTTTTCACTTTTCTTGTAAAGCAGGAAGGAAGCGGCAATTTCTACAGAAAAAGCAGCAGCAAGCAACCTCCAGGCAGCACCAACCTGCCCGGCAGCGGAGCCGGCCATGGCAAGAAAAGCTTTTAG